One genomic window of Gossypium hirsutum isolate 1008001.06 chromosome D11, Gossypium_hirsutum_v2.1, whole genome shotgun sequence includes the following:
- the LOC107934579 gene encoding disease resistance protein RGA2 — MISPSIYKLKHLRYLDLSYNEDLKILPKSICKIQNLLALKLDCCIELKELPKKIEKLVNLTHLACEHCSSLTHMPRGIGKLTSLEMLSMFVVDKDGSHGGADLSELRLLNNIRGELIITNLAFVKNAKEKFKASNLKEKQHLRLLVLQWNDDDGGGDDKSLEVQPHPNLKELCIRGWRKFVSNSKHGGTISLAIRTIAGTLSLKKTANEWHSFKENELAKISQIEGELLPILKLSYDHLPSHLKHCFAYCRLYPKDYRIEVQALVQFWIAQGFIKQLNQSQSLEEIGFGYFKALVERSFFQEVEGDLMEEMRCKMHDLMHDLAESVAGMESSIVDSNKIASDVGEKCRHISIKPSLIPLFKGKKLRTLLHFQHGLSQDFSYETWDLIIANCRCLRVLKLNSMGIQKISPSICKLKHLWYLDLSSHGNIKILPKSICEIQNLLALKLDFCYRLQELPNKIEKLVNLSHLGCEECDDLTHMPRGIGKLTSLETLSRFVVDKDGSHGGADLSELRLLNNLRGELRITNLGFVKNAKEKFKAANLKEKQHLRSLLLEWNVDEDDDEKSLEDLQPHPNLKKLWIRG, encoded by the exons ATGATTTCACCCTCCATTTACAAGTTGAAACATTTGAGGTACCTTGATCTTTCTTACAACGAAGATCTTAAGATTCTCCCAAAGAGTATTTGCAAGATTCAGAATTTGCTAGCGCTGAAACTTGACTGCTGTATTGAGCTTAAAGAATTGCCAAAGAAGATTGAAAAATTGGTGAATCTTACCCATCTTGCGTGTGAACATTGTAGTAGTTTAACTCATATGCCACGTGGAATAGGGAAGCTGACTTCACTTGAGATGTTAAGCATGTTTGTAGTGGATAAAGATGGGTCCCATGGTGGTGCAGATCTAAGTGAATTGAGACTGCTTAACAACATAAGGGGAGAGTTAATAATAACAAATTTGGCATTcgtaaaaaatgcaaaagaaaagtTTAAGGCTTCTAATTTGAAAGAGAAGCAACATCTGAGATTGTTGGTTTTACAATGGAATGATGATGATGGTGGTGGTGATGATAAATCACTTGAAGTCCAACCCCATCCTAATCTCAAGGAGCTCTGTATTCGAGGATGGAGG AAATTTGTGTCAAACAGTAAACATGGAGGGACAATTTCCTTAGCCATAAGGACGATAGCTGGTACATTATCTTTGAAGAAAACTGCAAATGAGTGGCATTCTTTCAAAGAAAATGAACTTGCTAAAATATCACAAATTGAAGGAGAACTTCTACCTATACTGAAATTGAGTTATGATCATCTCCCGTCTCATTTGAAGCATTGCTTTGCTTATTGCCGATTGTATCCAAAAGATTACAGAATTGAAGTACAAGCGCTTGTTCAATTTTGGATTGCACAGGGTTTCATAAAGCAATTGAATCAAAGTCAATCTCTCGAGGAGATCGGGTTTGGGTATTTTAAAGCTTTAGTTGAAAGAAGTTTCTTTCAAGAGGTAGAAGGAGACTTGATGGAAGAAATGAGATGTAAAATGCATGATTTAATGCATGATCTAGCTGAATCAGTAGCAGGGATGGAGAGTAGTATTGTCGATTCAAATAAAATTGCAAGTGATGTTGGTGAAAAATGTCGCCACATATCAATTAAACCTTCATTAATTCCTTTGTTTAAGGGAAAGAAGTTGCGAACCTTGTTACATTTTCAACACGGATTAAGTCAAGATTTCAGTTATGAAACTTGGGATTTGATAATTGCAAATTGTAGATGCTTGCGTGTATTGAAATTGAATTCTATGGGTATTCAAAAGATTTCACCCTCCATTTGTAAGTTGAAACATTTGTGGTACCTTGATCTTTCTTCCCATGGCAATATTAAGATTCTCCCGAAGAGTATTTGCGAGATTCAGAATTTGCTAGCGCTGAAACTTGACTTTTGTTATCGGCTTCAAGAATTGccaaacaaaattgaaaaattggtGAATCTTTCCCATCTTGGGTGTGAAGAATGTGATGACTTAACTCATATGCCACGTGGAATAGGGAAGCTGACTTCACTTGAAACGTTAAGCAGGTTTGTAGTGGATAAAGATGGGTCCCATGGCGGTGCAGATCTAAGTGAATTGAGACTGCTTAACAACTTAAGGGGAGAGTTAAGAATAACAAATTTGGGATTCGTAAAAAATGCAAAAGAGAAGTTTAAGGCTGCTAATTTGAAAGAGAAGCAAcatttgagatcgttgcttttaGAATGGAAtgttgatgaagatgatgatgagaaGTCACTTGAAGATCTCCAGCCCCATCCTAATCTCAAGAAGCTCTGGATTCGAGGATGA